The following coding sequences are from one Pseudonocardia sp. HH130630-07 window:
- a CDS encoding threonine aldolase family protein, which translates to MRPSPRSRRASRSTLRGSASGVDPAEPIDLRSDTVTAPTTAMRKAMADADVADDVLDRDPTMRELEGRVAGLLGAADALWTPTGSMANLIALMSRLGRGESFLAPQGAHVLDFELGTAAWLAGGMPRPLPHDGGPGKVTPHAVRRAAADSDGSYTSLRAVLLCLENTHNSAGGTVTAPEEHAAVAAAARAARLGVHLDGARLWNAAVALGVPPGALTVGADTVSVCLSKGLGAPVGSVVAGSAEFVGHARRLRKMLGGGVRQGGIMAAAGLVALEDVDRLAEDHELATALAAGLRERGWRVREPQTNIVLMDVADLRGTIAAFGERGVRAGAIAGKLRLMTHRDLTERHVAAALDRIGEVGPSSTGSPGGPPAEFSRHREPPEPPRSALA; encoded by the coding sequence GTGCGTCCGTCACCCCGCAGCCGTCGCGCGTCGCGCAGCACCCTGCGCGGCTCCGCCTCCGGCGTCGACCCGGCCGAGCCGATCGACCTCCGCTCGGACACCGTCACCGCACCGACCACGGCGATGCGCAAGGCGATGGCCGACGCCGATGTGGCCGACGACGTCCTCGACCGCGACCCCACGATGCGCGAGCTGGAGGGGCGGGTCGCCGGCCTGCTCGGCGCCGCCGACGCGCTGTGGACACCGACCGGGTCGATGGCGAACCTGATCGCGCTGATGAGCAGGCTCGGCCGCGGCGAGTCCTTCCTCGCCCCGCAGGGCGCGCACGTCCTCGACTTCGAGCTCGGGACGGCGGCCTGGCTGGCCGGCGGGATGCCACGCCCGCTCCCGCACGACGGCGGGCCGGGCAAGGTGACCCCGCACGCCGTCCGGCGGGCGGCCGCGGACTCCGACGGCTCCTACACCTCGCTGCGCGCGGTCCTGCTCTGCCTGGAGAACACGCACAACTCCGCCGGTGGCACCGTCACCGCACCGGAGGAGCACGCCGCGGTCGCCGCGGCGGCCCGGGCGGCCCGGCTCGGCGTGCACCTCGACGGGGCCCGGCTCTGGAACGCCGCCGTCGCGCTCGGGGTCCCGCCCGGGGCGCTGACCGTCGGCGCGGACACCGTGTCGGTGTGCCTGAGCAAGGGGCTCGGGGCGCCGGTCGGATCGGTCGTCGCGGGCTCGGCCGAGTTCGTCGGGCACGCCCGACGGCTGCGCAAGATGCTCGGCGGCGGTGTCCGGCAGGGCGGGATCATGGCCGCGGCCGGCCTCGTCGCACTGGAGGACGTCGACCGCCTCGCCGAGGACCACGAGCTCGCCACCGCGCTGGCCGCGGGCCTGCGCGAGCGGGGCTGGCGGGTCCGCGAGCCGCAGACCAACATCGTCCTGATGGACGTCGCCGACCTGCGCGGCACGATCGCCGCGTTCGGCGAGCGGGGTGTGCGGGCCGGTGCGATCGCCGGGAAGCTGCGGCTGATGACCCACCGGGACCTGACCGAGCGGCACGTCGCCGCCGCGCTGGACCGGATCGGCGAGGTCGGCCCGTCCAGCACCGGATCGCCCGGCGGGCCGCCCGCCGAGTTCTCCCGGCACCGGGAGCCGCCGGAGCCGCCGCGCTCCGCCCTCGCCTGA
- a CDS encoding ATP-binding cassette domain-containing protein, which yields MTCPEAPEPDSGAPTGAALPEGIVADGVSVRGAHGPLLEPTSLHAPRGRVVVVAGPPGSGHTALALCLAGRMRPSTGRVTLDGGDTADRLRRAVAVVDTPGVSEPEPVLPLRTVVGEELAMAGRGTLPRSVVAWLDERGAGQWARTRFEDVPAPVRITLMTGLAASRPGTEVLVLTAPDRHGGTPAAWWQVACEQAGAGLAVVVTCAESTAALLGVPVVRLGGHGPDPVVESAGRHTRPIPRIPAGTTDDPEQTR from the coding sequence ATGACCTGCCCTGAAGCACCTGAACCCGACTCCGGCGCACCCACCGGAGCCGCCCTCCCCGAGGGGATCGTCGCCGACGGCGTCTCCGTCCGCGGGGCGCACGGGCCACTGCTCGAACCGACCTCGCTGCACGCCCCGCGCGGCCGCGTCGTGGTCGTCGCCGGGCCGCCCGGATCCGGGCACACCGCGCTCGCCCTGTGCCTGGCCGGGCGGATGCGCCCGAGCACCGGCCGGGTCACCCTGGACGGCGGCGACACCGCCGACCGCCTGCGCCGCGCCGTCGCCGTCGTCGACACCCCCGGGGTGAGCGAGCCGGAGCCGGTGCTGCCGCTGCGCACCGTCGTCGGCGAGGAGCTGGCGATGGCCGGGCGCGGCACCCTCCCCCGCTCCGTCGTGGCCTGGCTCGACGAGCGCGGTGCCGGACAGTGGGCCCGGACCCGGTTCGAGGACGTCCCGGCACCGGTCCGGATCACGCTGATGACCGGGCTCGCCGCGTCCCGGCCGGGTACGGAGGTGCTCGTCCTGACCGCACCGGACCGGCACGGCGGGACCCCGGCGGCCTGGTGGCAGGTGGCGTGCGAGCAGGCCGGTGCGGGCCTCGCCGTGGTCGTGACCTGCGCGGAGAGCACGGCGGCGCTGCTCGGCGTCCCCGTCGTGCGCCTCGGCGGTCACGGCCCGGACCCGGTCGTCGAGAGCGCCGGGCGGCACACCCGCCCGATCCCCCGCATCCCGGCCGGCACCACCGACGATCCGGAGCAGACCCGATGA
- a CDS encoding YhgE/Pip domain-containing protein: protein MSAIRMAVSELRRITAGRLPVLAVLALLLVPMLYAGFYLYANGDPYSRLDRVPAALVVEDAGGTDADGDPQNVGEEVARNLEESGSFDFHRVSAADADRGVRDSSYTFALTLPRDFTAALRSSADLAPRQGVMVLTTNDANNYLVRTIADTLTTKVRQSVAQQVGTEAADTFLTGFSTIYAKTQEAANGAGELASGATRAHDGAAQLASGADELASGQRRLLGGAQQLSGGAGELATGAGTLAGGAGTAAAGADRLGAGAGELATGLGTLRDATAELPQQSRRLAGGARQVADGNAQLADAGDRVAQESARLAADLDAADGAIAAALRERGFTEEQVQQALAALATAKQPLQQGNERVQQVSGQLDRLGSGARQVADGAEQLAGSAPQLSSGIASAADGAGTLRDGASELSGGVRRLADGATQLSTGATALRTGAQQLTDGERTAVEGTDRLAAGAHQLDSGTGELADGAGRLRDGLADGLGQIPNPEPGVRDATARTIGDPVATRDVAYTQADTYGAGLAPFFMALATWIGGYVLFLLVQPLSRRAIAAGQSPLRVALGGWIPAGLLGVAQVTGMYAVVVFALGITPVHPLATYGFLCLVSVVFTAIVHALNAWLGSVGQFLGLVLMVLQLVSAGGTFPWQTIPEPLYPVHYLMPMGYAVDALRHLMYGGELAGVVGTAVPVLAGWFALAVLVATLAARRQRVWTPATVKPELVL, encoded by the coding sequence ATGAGCGCGATCCGGATGGCCGTCAGCGAGCTGCGGCGGATCACCGCCGGACGCCTGCCGGTGCTGGCCGTACTGGCCCTGCTGCTGGTCCCGATGCTCTACGCGGGTTTCTACCTCTACGCCAACGGCGACCCGTACTCCCGCCTCGACCGGGTCCCGGCCGCGCTCGTCGTCGAGGACGCGGGCGGGACCGACGCGGACGGCGACCCGCAGAACGTCGGCGAGGAGGTCGCCCGCAACCTGGAGGAGTCCGGCTCGTTCGACTTCCACCGGGTGTCGGCCGCCGACGCCGACCGCGGCGTCCGCGACAGCTCCTACACCTTCGCGCTGACCCTGCCCCGCGACTTCACCGCGGCCCTGCGGTCGTCGGCGGACCTCGCGCCCCGCCAGGGCGTCATGGTGCTGACCACCAACGACGCCAACAACTACCTGGTCCGCACGATCGCCGACACCCTCACCACGAAGGTGCGCCAGTCGGTGGCGCAGCAGGTCGGCACCGAGGCCGCGGACACCTTCCTCACCGGCTTCTCGACGATCTACGCCAAGACCCAGGAGGCCGCGAACGGCGCGGGCGAGCTGGCGTCCGGCGCGACCCGGGCGCACGACGGTGCCGCGCAGCTGGCCTCCGGGGCGGACGAGCTGGCGTCCGGCCAGCGCCGCCTGCTCGGCGGCGCCCAGCAGCTCTCCGGCGGGGCGGGCGAGCTCGCCACCGGGGCGGGCACGCTCGCCGGCGGGGCGGGCACCGCGGCGGCCGGCGCGGACCGGCTCGGGGCGGGCGCCGGTGAGCTGGCGACCGGTCTCGGGACACTGCGCGACGCCACTGCCGAGCTGCCCCAGCAGTCCCGCCGGCTCGCCGGCGGCGCCCGGCAGGTCGCCGACGGCAACGCCCAGCTGGCCGACGCCGGGGACCGGGTCGCACAGGAGAGCGCACGACTGGCCGCGGACCTCGACGCCGCCGACGGCGCGATCGCGGCCGCGCTGCGCGAGCGTGGGTTCACCGAGGAGCAGGTGCAGCAGGCGCTGGCCGCGCTCGCCACCGCGAAGCAGCCGCTGCAGCAGGGCAACGAGCGTGTCCAGCAGGTCTCCGGCCAGCTCGACCGGCTCGGCTCGGGCGCCCGGCAGGTCGCGGACGGTGCGGAGCAGCTCGCCGGGTCCGCGCCGCAGCTGAGCTCGGGGATCGCGAGCGCCGCCGACGGCGCGGGCACGCTGCGCGACGGGGCGTCCGAGCTGTCCGGCGGCGTGCGACGGCTCGCCGACGGCGCGACGCAGCTGTCCACCGGGGCGACCGCCCTGCGCACCGGCGCGCAGCAGCTCACCGACGGCGAGCGCACCGCCGTGGAGGGCACCGACCGGCTCGCCGCCGGCGCGCACCAGCTCGACTCGGGCACCGGCGAGCTCGCGGACGGGGCCGGCCGGTTGCGCGACGGCCTGGCCGACGGTCTCGGGCAGATCCCGAACCCGGAGCCGGGCGTCCGCGACGCCACCGCCCGCACCATCGGCGACCCGGTCGCCACCCGCGACGTCGCGTACACCCAGGCCGACACCTACGGCGCCGGGCTCGCACCGTTCTTCATGGCGCTCGCCACCTGGATCGGCGGCTACGTGCTGTTCCTGCTGGTCCAGCCGTTGTCGCGGCGGGCGATCGCGGCCGGTCAGAGCCCGCTGCGGGTCGCGCTCGGCGGCTGGATCCCGGCCGGCCTGCTGGGTGTGGCCCAGGTGACGGGCATGTACGCCGTCGTCGTGTTCGCCCTGGGCATCACGCCGGTGCACCCGCTCGCGACGTACGGGTTCCTCTGCCTGGTCTCGGTCGTCTTCACCGCGATCGTGCACGCGCTCAACGCCTGGCTGGGCAGCGTCGGGCAGTTCCTCGGCCTGGTGCTGATGGTGCTGCAGCTGGTCTCGGCGGGCGGGACGTTCCCCTGGCAGACGATCCCGGAACCGCTCTACCCGGTGCACTACCTGATGCCGATGGGCTACGCGGTCGACGCGTTGCGGCACCTCATGTACGGCGGTGAGCTGGCCGGGGTCGTCGGGACCGCGGTCCCGGTGCTGGCCGGGTGGTTCGCGCTCGCCGTGCTCGTCGCCACGCTGGCGGCGCGGCGGCAGCGGGTGTGGACCCCGGCGACGGTGAAACCCGAGCTGGTGCTGTGA
- a CDS encoding pyridoxal phosphate-dependent aminotransferase, which yields MTGSTAAQFTVAARAAVAPFHVMDVWAAAAERERTHGDLVNLSAGQPSTPAPEPVRAAAAAALQEQVLGYTVAPGIRELREAVSGHYRRTRGLEIDPSEVVVTTGSSGGFLLAFLSAFDAGDRVALARPGYPCYRNILSALGCEVVELPCGPQTRFQPTVEMLDALDEPVKGLILASPANPTGTILEPAELAALATYCEDRGIQLISDEIYHGITFAGSPATASARETSGEAVLVNSFSKYFSMTGWRLGWLVCPPRLRRTVEGLAGNFTVCPPALPQHAAIAAFDEVSYAEADAHVVRYGHNRDLLLGGLPALGIERLAPADGAFYVYADVGHLLRPGEDSMGLTYRLLAETGIAVAPGQDFDPVDGGNYIRFSCAGASETIVEALDRLRAWI from the coding sequence GTGACCGGATCCACCGCTGCACAGTTCACCGTCGCGGCCCGCGCCGCCGTCGCCCCGTTCCACGTGATGGACGTCTGGGCCGCCGCCGCCGAGCGCGAACGTACCCACGGTGACCTGGTGAACCTCTCCGCCGGGCAGCCGTCCACCCCGGCACCGGAACCGGTGCGGGCCGCCGCGGCGGCGGCGTTGCAGGAGCAGGTGCTCGGCTACACCGTCGCCCCCGGCATCCGGGAGCTGCGCGAGGCCGTCTCCGGTCACTACCGCCGCACCCGCGGCCTGGAGATCGACCCGTCCGAGGTCGTCGTCACGACCGGGTCGTCCGGCGGCTTCCTGCTGGCCTTCCTGTCCGCGTTCGACGCCGGGGACCGCGTCGCGCTGGCCAGGCCCGGCTACCCCTGCTACCGCAACATCCTCTCCGCGCTCGGCTGCGAGGTCGTGGAGCTCCCGTGCGGGCCGCAGACCCGGTTCCAGCCGACGGTGGAGATGCTCGACGCCCTGGACGAGCCGGTGAAGGGCCTGATCCTCGCCAGCCCGGCCAACCCGACCGGGACGATCCTGGAACCGGCCGAGCTGGCGGCGCTCGCCACGTACTGCGAGGACCGCGGGATCCAGCTGATCAGCGACGAGATCTACCACGGCATCACGTTCGCGGGCAGCCCCGCGACGGCGTCGGCGCGGGAGACCTCCGGCGAGGCCGTGCTCGTCAACTCGTTCTCCAAGTACTTCTCGATGACCGGCTGGCGGCTCGGCTGGCTGGTGTGCCCGCCACGGCTGCGCCGCACGGTCGAGGGGCTGGCCGGCAACTTCACCGTCTGCCCGCCCGCGTTGCCGCAGCACGCGGCGATCGCGGCGTTCGACGAGGTCAGCTACGCCGAGGCGGACGCGCACGTGGTCCGCTACGGGCACAACCGCGACCTGCTGCTCGGCGGGCTGCCCGCGCTCGGCATCGAGCGGCTCGCCCCGGCCGACGGCGCGTTCTACGTCTACGCCGACGTCGGGCACCTGCTGCGCCCCGGCGAGGACTCGATGGGGCTGACCTACCGGCTGCTCGCCGAGACCGGCATCGCGGTCGCCCCTGGACAGGACTTCGACCCGGTCGACGGCGGGAACTACATCCGGTTCTCCTGCGCGGGTGCGTCCGAGACGATCGTCGAGGCCCTCGACCGGCTGCGCGCCTGGATCTGA
- the purD gene encoding phosphoribosylamine--glycine ligase — protein sequence MRVLVVGNGAREHAISVSLAQDPGVTALACAPGNAGTAAVAESPGLDVADNDAVVALARSWQADLVVIGPEGPLVNGAADAVRAAGFACFGPGREAARIEGSKAFAKAVMSAAGVPTASSVVVDNPAHLETALGVFTPPYVVKDDSLAAGKGVVVSPDLEVARAHALSLLDAGHPALLESFLDGPEVSLFCLVDGDTVVPLLPAQDFKRVGDDDTGPNTGGMGAYAPLPWAGDDLAADLVERIVRPVAAELVNRGTPFSGLLYAGLAMTSQGPAVIEFNCRFGDPETQAVLALLRTPLAGLLHATATGTLADHPPLEWADGSAVTVVVAAEGYPATPRLGDVVTGADAAGVLHAGTRRRDDGAVVSSGGRVLSVVGTGADLAAARVDAYARLEPIRLAGSHQRTDIALKAERGEIRVPDATG from the coding sequence GTGCGAGTCCTGGTCGTGGGTAACGGCGCGCGAGAGCACGCCATCTCGGTGTCCTTGGCGCAGGATCCGGGGGTGACGGCCCTGGCCTGCGCCCCCGGTAACGCGGGTACGGCGGCCGTCGCGGAGTCCCCGGGTCTGGACGTGGCCGACAACGACGCCGTCGTGGCCCTGGCCCGCAGCTGGCAGGCGGACCTGGTCGTCATCGGTCCGGAGGGGCCGCTGGTGAACGGGGCCGCGGACGCCGTCCGGGCCGCCGGCTTCGCCTGCTTCGGGCCCGGCCGCGAGGCCGCCCGGATCGAGGGGTCGAAGGCGTTCGCCAAGGCCGTGATGAGCGCCGCGGGCGTGCCCACGGCGTCCTCGGTGGTGGTGGACAACCCGGCGCACCTGGAGACCGCGCTCGGCGTGTTCACCCCGCCCTACGTCGTGAAGGACGACAGCCTCGCCGCCGGGAAGGGCGTCGTGGTGTCCCCGGACCTCGAGGTGGCCCGCGCGCACGCGCTGAGCCTGCTCGACGCCGGGCACCCGGCCCTGCTCGAGTCGTTCCTCGACGGTCCCGAGGTGTCGCTGTTCTGCCTGGTCGACGGCGACACCGTGGTCCCGCTGCTGCCGGCCCAGGACTTCAAGCGGGTCGGCGACGACGACACCGGCCCCAACACCGGCGGGATGGGCGCCTACGCGCCCCTGCCGTGGGCCGGTGACGACCTGGCCGCCGACCTCGTCGAGCGGATCGTCCGCCCGGTCGCGGCCGAGCTGGTGAACCGGGGCACGCCGTTCTCCGGCCTGCTCTACGCCGGTCTCGCCATGACGTCGCAGGGGCCGGCCGTCATCGAGTTCAACTGCCGGTTCGGGGACCCCGAGACCCAGGCCGTGCTCGCCCTGCTGCGCACCCCGCTGGCCGGGCTGCTGCACGCCACGGCCACCGGCACCCTGGCCGACCACCCGCCGCTGGAGTGGGCGGACGGGTCCGCGGTGACGGTCGTCGTCGCGGCGGAGGGCTACCCGGCCACCCCCCGGCTCGGTGACGTCGTCACCGGGGCCGACGCCGCGGGCGTGCTGCACGCCGGTACCCGGCGCCGCGACGACGGCGCGGTCGTCTCCTCCGGCGGGCGGGTGCTGTCGGTCGTCGGGACCGGCGCGGACCTCGCCGCGGCCCGCGTCGACGCCTACGCGCGTCTCGAACCGATCCGGCTGGCCGGATCGCACCAGCGGACCGACATCGCGCTGAAGGCCGAGCGCGGCGAGATCCGGGTGCCGGACGCGACCGGGTGA
- a CDS encoding alpha/beta fold hydrolase, with protein sequence MSGARPDPAVVRVPGPWTHRAVSANGIRIHLAEHGPQDGPLVVLLHGFPEFWWTWRHQLLALGDAGYRVVAPDLRGYGDTDKPPRGYDLWTLAGDCAGLIRALGERRAHVAGHDWGAAIAWTVAALHPRLVVSLTGLGAPHPTTMRDALLRDPLGQGRASRYMAGFQLPRVPERSLRGTDRVERIMRGWAGTEWAGTADFAEAVARNRDAMRISAVAHCALEYYRWSVRSQFRTDGRRFAREVDGPVGVPVLQVHGADDPCVLDSTMRRTERRAGAGFTHHALPATGHFPHQEHPTHVSTLIGAHLARTG encoded by the coding sequence GTGTCCGGTGCCCGGCCGGACCCGGCCGTCGTACGGGTCCCGGGGCCGTGGACCCATCGCGCGGTGTCGGCCAACGGCATCCGCATCCACCTCGCCGAACACGGTCCGCAGGACGGGCCGCTGGTCGTCCTGCTGCACGGGTTCCCCGAGTTCTGGTGGACCTGGCGCCACCAGCTGCTCGCACTCGGCGACGCCGGGTACCGCGTGGTCGCCCCGGACCTGCGGGGGTACGGCGACACCGACAAGCCCCCGCGCGGGTACGACCTGTGGACGCTCGCCGGTGACTGCGCCGGGCTGATCCGGGCGCTGGGGGAGCGGCGGGCGCACGTCGCCGGGCACGACTGGGGTGCCGCGATCGCGTGGACGGTCGCGGCGCTGCACCCGCGGCTGGTCGTGTCGCTGACCGGGCTCGGTGCCCCGCACCCGACGACGATGCGCGACGCGCTGCTGCGCGACCCGCTCGGGCAGGGCCGGGCCAGCCGCTACATGGCCGGGTTCCAGCTGCCCCGGGTGCCGGAGCGGTCGCTGCGCGGGACCGACCGGGTCGAGCGGATCATGCGCGGCTGGGCCGGTACCGAGTGGGCCGGCACCGCCGACTTCGCCGAGGCGGTGGCCCGCAACCGGGACGCGATGCGGATCTCCGCGGTCGCGCACTGCGCGCTGGAGTACTACCGGTGGTCGGTGCGGTCGCAGTTCCGCACCGACGGGCGGCGGTTCGCCCGCGAGGTCGACGGGCCGGTCGGCGTCCCCGTCCTGCAGGTGCACGGGGCCGACGACCCGTGCGTGCTGGACTCCACGATGCGGCGCACCGAGCGGCGGGCCGGTGCCGGGTTCACCCACCACGCGCTGCCCGCGACCGGGCACTTCCCGCACCAGGAGCACCCGACCCACGTCAGCACACTGATCGGCGCCCACCTGGCGCGGACCGGCTGA
- a CDS encoding phage holin family protein has translation MTVASNSQSGSAEVPPVLPSIPLSPEPGPRDASLGALAKDVTTHLSTLVRSEVELAKAEVTAEVKKGVQGSVFFVIAAVIGLFSLFYLFFTLAEFLSLWLNRAAGFGITFLVMLLAAGLFGFLGYLRVRKIRKPERTIDSLKDSAQVLTQRGRGDSGGDDRGVRELSDSSAGRPAAG, from the coding sequence TTGACGGTGGCCAGCAACAGCCAGTCCGGTAGCGCGGAGGTTCCGCCCGTCCTGCCCTCGATCCCGCTCTCACCGGAGCCGGGACCGCGCGACGCCTCGCTCGGCGCGCTCGCCAAGGACGTGACGACGCACCTCTCGACGCTGGTCCGCTCCGAGGTGGAGCTGGCCAAGGCCGAGGTCACGGCCGAGGTGAAGAAGGGCGTCCAGGGCAGCGTCTTCTTCGTGATCGCCGCGGTGATCGGGCTGTTCAGCCTGTTCTACCTGTTCTTCACCCTCGCCGAGTTCCTGTCGCTGTGGCTCAACCGTGCGGCCGGTTTCGGGATCACCTTCCTCGTCATGCTGCTGGCCGCGGGGCTCTTCGGCTTCCTCGGCTACCTGCGGGTCCGCAAGATCCGCAAGCCCGAGCGCACGATCGACTCGCTGAAGGACTCCGCGCAGGTGCTGACCCAGCGCGGCCGCGGTGACTCCGGCGGCGACGACCGCGGCGTCCGCGAGCTGTCGGACTCCTCGGCCGGACGGCCCGCCGCGGGCTGA
- the arfB gene encoding alternative ribosome rescue aminoacyl-tRNA hydrolase ArfB has protein sequence MDDGGIEVRRGFVVPARELRWRFSRASGPGGQSVNTTDSRAELSFDVARSPSVPDDLRERALERLAGRLVDGVLTITAAEHRSQLRNREAARDRLAAVLGEATASGPRRRRPTRPTAGSRRRRLDAKTRRGNTKQLRRRPDE, from the coding sequence ATGGACGACGGCGGGATCGAGGTGCGGCGCGGCTTCGTCGTCCCGGCCCGCGAGCTGCGCTGGCGGTTCTCCCGGGCGTCCGGCCCCGGTGGCCAGTCGGTGAACACCACCGACTCCCGCGCCGAGCTGTCCTTCGACGTCGCGCGCTCCCCGAGCGTGCCCGACGACCTGCGGGAACGGGCGCTGGAACGGCTGGCCGGGCGGCTGGTCGACGGCGTCCTGACGATCACCGCGGCCGAGCACCGCAGCCAGCTCCGGAACCGGGAGGCGGCCCGCGACCGGCTCGCCGCCGTCCTCGGTGAGGCGACCGCGAGCGGCCCGCGCCGCCGTCGTCCCACCCGGCCGACGGCCGGATCGCGGCGCCGCAGGCTCGACGCGAAGACCCGCCGGGGGAACACCAAGCAACTCCGGCGCCGTCCCGACGAGTGA
- the acs gene encoding acetate--CoA ligase: MVESEKSSALSALSTENRSFPPSEEFAAQANATADWYDRADADREGFWAEQAQRLHWTKEWDAVLDWQPPYAKWFVGGELNVAYNCADRHVDEGNGDRVAIHWEGEPGDSRTITYADLKAEVSKTANALAELGVGAGDRVAIQLPMIPEAIFSMLACARLGALHSVVFGGFSPGALKARIEDAEAKVLITSDGQFRRGKPAPMKENTDQAVEGTSIEKVLVVRRTETEVPWTDGRDVWWHDVVDSASETHTPESFDSEHPLFILYTSGTTGKPKGILHTSGGYLTQAAYTHNVVFDHKPGESVYWCTADIGWVTGHTYIVYGPLANGATQVVYEGTPNTPHEGRHWEIVDKYGVSIYYTAPTLIRTFMKWGDDIPAKYDLSSLKVLGTVGEPINPEAWMWFREKIGGERCPIVDTWWQTETGAQMIAPLPGVTAAKPGSAMRPLPGVSATVVDDSGTPVGNGEGGYLVLDQPWPSMLRGIWGDDERYQETYWSRFAEQGYYFAGDGAKYDADGAIWLLGRVDDVMNISGHRISTTEVESALVSHPTVAEAAVVGASDETTGQGIVAFVILRGASATDEAKGEAALKALRDHVSSEIGPIAKPRQIMVVEELPKTRSGKIMRRLLRDVAENREVGDVSTLADSSVMDMISDGMQDAKEE, encoded by the coding sequence ATGGTCGAATCCGAGAAGAGCAGCGCACTGAGCGCACTGTCCACGGAGAACCGGTCGTTCCCGCCGTCGGAGGAGTTCGCGGCCCAGGCCAACGCCACCGCCGACTGGTACGACCGGGCCGACGCCGACCGCGAGGGTTTCTGGGCCGAGCAGGCGCAGCGCCTGCACTGGACCAAGGAGTGGGACGCGGTCCTCGACTGGCAGCCGCCGTACGCGAAGTGGTTCGTCGGTGGCGAGCTGAACGTCGCATACAACTGCGCCGACCGGCACGTCGACGAGGGCAACGGCGACCGCGTCGCGATCCACTGGGAGGGTGAGCCGGGCGACAGCCGCACGATCACCTACGCCGACCTCAAGGCCGAGGTCTCCAAGACCGCGAACGCGCTGGCCGAGCTGGGCGTCGGCGCCGGCGACCGGGTCGCGATCCAGCTGCCGATGATCCCCGAGGCCATCTTCTCGATGCTGGCCTGCGCCCGGCTGGGCGCGCTGCACAGCGTCGTGTTCGGCGGGTTCTCGCCCGGGGCGCTGAAGGCCCGGATCGAGGACGCCGAGGCGAAGGTCCTCATCACCTCCGACGGCCAGTTCCGCCGCGGCAAGCCGGCGCCGATGAAGGAGAACACCGACCAGGCGGTCGAGGGCACCTCGATCGAGAAGGTCCTCGTCGTCCGCCGGACCGAGACCGAGGTCCCGTGGACCGACGGCCGCGACGTCTGGTGGCACGACGTCGTCGACTCCGCGTCCGAGACGCACACCCCGGAGTCCTTCGACTCCGAGCACCCGCTGTTCATCCTCTACACCTCCGGCACCACCGGGAAGCCGAAGGGCATCCTGCACACCTCCGGCGGGTACCTGACCCAGGCCGCGTACACGCACAACGTCGTGTTCGACCACAAGCCGGGCGAGAGCGTCTACTGGTGCACCGCCGACATCGGCTGGGTCACCGGGCACACCTACATCGTGTACGGCCCGCTGGCGAACGGCGCGACGCAGGTCGTCTACGAGGGCACGCCGAACACCCCGCACGAGGGCCGGCACTGGGAGATCGTCGACAAGTACGGCGTCTCGATCTACTACACGGCGCCGACGCTGATCCGCACGTTCATGAAGTGGGGCGACGACATCCCCGCGAAGTACGACCTCTCGTCGCTGAAGGTCCTCGGCACGGTCGGGGAGCCGATCAACCCCGAGGCCTGGATGTGGTTCCGGGAGAAGATCGGCGGCGAGCGCTGCCCGATCGTCGACACCTGGTGGCAGACCGAGACCGGGGCCCAGATGATCGCGCCGCTGCCCGGCGTGACCGCGGCCAAGCCGGGATCGGCGATGCGGCCGCTGCCGGGGGTCTCGGCCACCGTCGTCGACGACTCCGGGACGCCGGTCGGCAACGGCGAGGGCGGCTACCTCGTGCTGGACCAGCCGTGGCCGTCGATGCTGCGCGGCATCTGGGGCGACGACGAGCGCTACCAGGAGACCTACTGGTCCCGGTTCGCCGAGCAGGGCTACTACTTCGCCGGGGACGGCGCCAAGTACGACGCCGACGGCGCGATCTGGCTGCTCGGCCGGGTCGACGACGTCATGAACATCTCCGGGCACCGCATCTCGACCACCGAGGTGGAGTCGGCGCTGGTCAGCCACCCCACGGTGGCCGAGGCGGCGGTCGTCGGCGCGTCCGACGAGACGACCGGCCAGGGCATCGTCGCGTTCGTGATCCTGCGCGGTGCGTCGGCCACGGACGAGGCGAAGGGCGAGGCGGCGCTCAAGGCGCTGCGCGACCACGTGTCCTCCGAGATCGGCCCGATCGCCAAGCCGCGCCAGATCATGGTCGTGGAGGAGCTGCCGAAGACCCGCTCCGGGAAGATCATGCGCCGGCTGCTGCGCGACGTGGCGGAGAACCGCGAGGTCGGCGACGTCTCGACGCTGGCCGACTCGTCGGTGATGGACATGATCAGCGACGGCATGCAGGACGCCAAGGAGGAGTGA